Below is a genomic region from Rhododendron vialii isolate Sample 1 chromosome 5a, ASM3025357v1.
CTAACCCTATATGAGCCTTTTTTgaaaccttttgaacctttcaaaccctagtggaaccctttggacctttaacctttactcattggtcaataaatgttagggtaatctttatccattggataataggtcttccattagaatatttgataagtacaaggatatagtaagatatagtattatattggtgtattttcccatgtgcaaaggacatatatgcattgtttattagatatcTTTTTTcccattaaccattggttattaaccgctagggaaactattgcccattggttaataactactaggggaattgttatccattggataatagcactaatcttccaacaaggtacaagatttttattacaaaaatcaagatttggatttcctacgtgattttgtgcattaaagTATTTGGAGTAAATCTAAATCCTAGATCCTAATTACTTCTAGTAATATTATAGTACAAAGTACTTTATTATGATTTTAATggaagaatcctagccttttaatCAATTGGATACTTAGTACCTACTTCCTtatttaaatattgggcatgagtacatatatactatattatataaatacccTAGATTTGTCCAAGTACAAATTCCaatattttaataagaacatgtgcaaaattggattattttaatagaaaatcttaatcttgtaatttttattggatatggaaatctacctagattttttttttggtatatatatatatatgtacttggacCTATATAGGTatacttattttattataaagtaCCATGTGTttagaatagtttaataggaaaatctttacccattggacaataattgctagagaaaattttatccattgggtaatagccaagacttttgctataaatagcacatctttctcaccattcaactcacaccttccattcttcaacttctctctctagaatttctagtgttcttgctttgttcttccttgttcttggtgttcatgagttcttcttgaaactcatccaagaccgcccctcaaccacccttcgatacaaaaagtttaagtagtttagtcaagatctagtttcgagagaaatctttctctttcgaagctatcggaAGCCTACCGTAGGAAGTAACTCCACTcgatcaccgacgtactttctatagccgccctaccgccaagaagtaaggtagagtccctcgtccattaaacccaagtatagtgtagaaccatatgttgagaaataggatgtccctactttttagttcaaaatataacttgaagtatttttaaagaagataaaagttatctatcgtttattatgtttagaatgcatgatggttaacaaactcgttttgctaatggtagtatgaacatgttgaataattgacttttgcttcaataaacatatgttgttttgaatttccaataaaggaagaaagaacggttttcgaaagataaagaCTTAttgttgatagaagtattcgtattttgatattgaggatggttatgagcatgattaccaatatagaattggatgatcttgctatttgagtttcaagatttcaatgaatgatatcgtatgtgaaaagtcctaccgtagagtctatgcatgagaacgagacacggaaatcaaaaaagtagaaacatgacgcctagggggtgttaatgacaaggtgtgttttgaaaagggtgatgtttttgaaaccccaatgtggccggacttgcccattgtgggaatgtgtgtgtatgttccaatgggaatccgaggaaagcggaaccattgtgaggttgtgtgtgttccaatgggaatccgggaaaagcggaaccattgtgaggttgtgtgtgttccaatgggaatccaggaaaagcgaaaccattgtgaggttgtgtgtgttccaatgggaatccgggaaaagcggaactaTTGTGaagttgtgtgtgttccaatggaattccggatcaacggaaccattgtgaggttgtgtgcgttcccatgggaacccggagcagcggaaccatggtgaggaatggcttggttatccgtggagaggagccaatgcaattgtgtgccaatgggaacttgggacggtggaaccattgtgacgatactcgggagaccgaaacggcagaaccgaggttgggtgtgttaaaaatgattttgaaaatgtgatatggttatgaaaatgTGGATAAAATGTTGatacggtctacgaggagtcacgtaggagaaactcagaaagtcatggacaccaacgctaggaagatagcgaatgtggatgtgtcattgttattcaGTAGACATGAGTTATGTGACAATCATGAGTTTGTGTGCTATATCTataacctattgtttgtaagttatgggttagcgggtatgggattgttctgctgagcttttgtagctcacggtgttacctttggtgaccctgacatattatatcagtggcgacactggtataatgtgtcagaccctGTAGATGATCAAAATGAATAGtacaccgtggaggcttttggagctgaggagctggctaggatggaggagcagatggagctgtagttaggaaccctagaaccctctTCATTGTATAAATAtcgaactcttgtgggagttttgttgtaataacgagccagactccatttggttttatcaataaaatgtttatttaacgtacccaaaattgggggcgttacaacttggtatcaaagttttaggttcaaaacctcggccatgggtagaccataagatagtttgaccgttgcacaaatgagaattgagtttaagtttaccgtcccaaattgggtggaattctgacaaaataATCTTCaaattgaagcaaggtgtggaaattggcagtaccactgagctgggaattcccgaacaattggattaTGCCTTCTATGAGTTCTTTGGTGCCTTACCCctgatggagaactttgaggttggagttaaggaagaagaaattgatggcgataaggacgccaatgaggttACCGAGGAGGAAAATCAGTTAGGTGTGAGGCATCTTGAAGAGGATGAGACCCCAAAAGCAGCGGACGCCAATTAGGCATATCTTAGGCCGACCTAAGAgcaattgtaatccttcgggatgtaggatgtcggAAACTAGGATAACTTCTGTCTGTTTAAGAATCTCCCAAGCTGTATTATTCCTATGTTATTAATAAAAGCCTTATTTCGTTACTACTGTCCTTGTATGATACATTTCGTATTTAGTGACTATTCACATAAGTGCTTATCCTTATgtccctacttgccattatagtagaactctatgcctatgattgtatctttctgtttatctatgaaaattttgCTTATATTAAGAGTATTGTTGCATACTATTCGATAAACTAACACCatttacaaaaggaaaatttgttttaagtagactaaaacaccccctttcaatttcccctcgtagatggtgaaccgacgcagcggaTTAGGATACGAAAACGGAGAACCCTCAAACGCTAACTCCGACCtaacccaaatcatgcaagcattcATAGCTGCTTTGAACGCTAactaccaaaaccaaaaccataacgACAGACCCATGACCCGAACTCaagcaatgaacgagttctgcaaacgtcgACCCCCTACCTTTCACGGAGACACCAATCCCATTGTAGCCGAGACTTGGCTGAATGAGGTCAAAATGATCCTCAGAACTTTAGGGATTACCCAAGACGGAGATCGGGTGGCCTTGGCCACATACCaattgaagggagaagcccgctattgGAGGGATCTAATGGAGGcgacccatgccatagccaccatgacatttgccgagttcGAGACTCTGTTCCTCGACAAATATTTTCCCACGCCTCTTCGCCTTGCCAAAGAACAAGAGTTCCTGAATCTGAAACAGGGAACAATGACGGTTACCCAGTACACGGCCAAATTTGAGGAATTGTCCCATTACGCCCTAACCTCCATACCAACCGAGGACAAGAAGGCTAGGAGATTCGAGTGGGGACTAACGACTGCTCGAAAGGCTGTGGTGGCTCAAGCTTTTACCACTTATGCTGAAGTCGTGAAGTGTGCACTCCGGCTAGAGAGTGAAGAGActgacttcaaaactcgatggaggaaggcgacaaGCGGCACCGGTGGACCGATCCGaacccaaccacccaacaacaaccgtggaccctaccccACCAAACCCTCTATTCCGCCTCAAAGCAATCAATCATGGGAAACTGCTACACCAGGACATGGCGAACCGCAGAGGGGAAGTCAAGACATAGCCACAGTTTAGTGCTACAATTGTCGGGCTATGGGCCACATTAGGCGCAACTGCCCACAGCCTCAAAGGAGGAGCGATGGGAGCTTTGGAAACCAAAAAACTCAACCACCAGAACAGGCTAGTTTTaggaagcaaaaccctggaggcccatTGCAGcagcaaaacaagggaaaacagcCCATGGGAACACAACGAAGCGcgggagggcgtatctttgcacTGCAGATTGAGGAACAAGaacaggatccctctgtgatccatgGTACACTACTATTATATAGTACCTGCATACAAGCCTTGTTAGACTCTCGTGCATCGCATTCATTTACATCTACTGCCTGCGTAACTgctctagcactagaaacagaacccctaagtacgtgTATGAAAGTAATGTCACCGTTAGGGGGAAGgatagctgttagtctagtgtgtagagggtgcgaactAGAAGTAGCTAACTTGCGCCTAACCTGTGATCGTAAAGTAATCATCATGGCGGATTTCAACGTAATTCTAGGGATAGACTGGATATCAGCACAtcgagcagtcatagactgtCATCAGAATATGGTGACCGCATATACCCCCGAAGGGACTCGTTtccaatttaagggggatagacagacgGTGAGCTCGATGATGAGGAAATTCAtgtggcagaatcaactgtttggatggctagctagtctccaattggaagaagcttacagaatggaagtgggattaccacacatcgtgagagaatacgccgatgttttccctgaagaacttcctggcttaccacccaaaaaggagagatagacttctctatagaattCCAACCGGGAAATGGCACCAAACTCTATGGCGCCATACCTAATGGCCCTGCTGAACTAATGGAGCTTaagacccaattgcaagagcCGTTGGACCAAAGGCTTATTTTCCTGTGATTGCATAGGTTCTTTCAGTGCCTTTGCGGATATTATTCGAGTTTGTATCGTAGGGCTTACTTGCTGATGTTCGATTTTTCCCGGAGAAGGATAGAGTACTTATGCTTTATGATGATGGAGTGAATCTGCCCAAACGATCCGTTGTTTTCTAATTttggaaatgggtttaatatcgttaggtgggGAAGCATACTGATTCAATAGGGACGTGCTATGAAACGAGCGTAGGATACAGGACCGCATAATGATTTGGTAGAGgttttgcatttgacgttgGTGTTTACGGTAGAAACCTTACCAAAGGCATACAACGAGGAAAATTGTGTGACagcagaagcaacttcaaccccgcCTGGTTAAGCaggtgatgaggcttaatttgatGCAAAGGATTGTGATGAATGCCAAAAATACTGTCGTCTTACTCCGAGATACTTCTAGGACCTGTCGGAGCCATAGACAATGGTCGTGTGATGCCAAAGAGTTATGGAGCGTAGTGACTATGTCTAATCTGTAGTCacgcgccaatttcggggacgaaattgttttaagggggataaattgtaacaaccctgatttttagtaagtaaaaatttcgttaaaaatttgaatttttatttttaattacttggattgcttttgaaatccctTTTCATTCCTaaaaatccgtcataattagaattttagccttttaaaattatatttattggctagagattctacttggcaagtatagctaGATCCTAACCAATTTGTTAGagggacctaactaccaattcatctagttactatCTCCTAACCCTATATGAGCcttttttgaaccttttgaacctttcaaaccctagtggaaccctttggacctttaacctttacccattggtcaataaatgttagggtaatctttgtccattggacaataggtcttccattagaatatttgataagtacaaggatatagtaagatatagtattatattggtgtattttcccatgtgcaaaggacatatatgcattgtttattagatatcttttttcccattatccattggttattaaccgctagggaaactattgctcattggttaataactactagggaaattgttatccattggataatagcactaatcttccaacaaggtacaagatttttattacaaaaatcaagatttggatttcctacgtgattttgtgcattaaaaAGTATTTGGAGTAAATCTAAATCCTAGATCCTAATTACTTCTAGTAATATTATAGTAcaaagtactttattattattttaatgggagaatcctagccttttaatCAATTGGATACTTAGTACCTACTTCCTtatttaaatattgggcatgagtacatatatactatattatataaataccctagatttgtctaagtacaaaatctaatattttaataagaacatgtgcaaaattggattattttaatagaaaatcttaatcttgtaatttttattggatattggaaatctaccaagattttttttttggtatatatatgtatatatatatatatataggtgtacttattttattataaagtaCCATGTGTTTAtaatagtttaataggaaaatctttacccattggacaataattgctagaaaaaattttatccattgggtaatagccaagacttttgctataaatagcacatctttctcaccattcaactcacaccttccattcttcaacttctctctctagaatttctagtgttattgctttgttcttctttgttcttggtgttcatgagttcttcttgaaactcatccaagaccgcccctcaaccacccttcgatccaaaaagtttaagtagtttagtcaagatctagtttcgagagaaatctttctctttcaaagctatCGGAAGCCTACCATAGGAAGTAACTCCGCTCGATCACCGACATACTTTctgtagccgccctaccgccaagaagtaaggtagagtccctcgtccattaaacccaagtatagtgtagaaccatatgttgagAAATAGGATGTCCCTACTTTtgagttcaaagtataacttgaagtatttttaaagaagataaggttatctatcgtttattatgtttagaatgcacgatggttaacaaactcgttttgctaatggtagtatgaacatgttgaataattgatttttgcttcaataaacatatgttgttttgaatttccaataaaggaagaaagaacggttttcgaaagataaagaCTTAttgttgatagaagtattcgtattttgatcttgaGGATGGTTATGAGAATGATTaccaatatagaattggatgatcttgctagttgagtttcaagatttcaatgaatgatatcgtatgtgaaaagtcctaccgcggagtctatgcatgagaacgagacacggaaatcaaaaaagtagaaacatgacgcctAGGGGGTGTTAATGAcaagttgtgttttgaaaagggtgatgtttttgaaaccccaatgtggccggacttgcccattgtgggaatgtgtgtgtatgttccaatgggaatccggggaaagcggaaccattgtgaggttgtgtgtgttccaatgggaatccgggaaaagcagaaccattgtgaggttgtgtgtgttccaatgggaatccagaaaagcggaaccattgtgaggttgtgtgtgttccaatgggaatccggaaaaagcggaactattgtgaggttgtgtgtgttccaatggaattccggatcaacggaaccattgtgaggttgtgtgcgttcccatgggaacccggagcagcggaaccatggtgaggaatggcttggttatccgtggagaggagccaatgcaattgtgtgccaatgggaaccctgGACGGCATAACCAGTGtgtggatactcgggagatcggaatggcagaaccgaggttgggtgtgttagaaacgattttgaaaatgtgatatggttatgaaaatgTGGATAAAAcattgacacggtctacgaggagtcacgtaggagaaactcagaaagtcatggacaccaacgctaggaagatagcgaatgtggatgtgtcattgttattcatTATACATGAGTTATGTGACAATCATGAGTTTGTGGGCTATATCTATGACCtattgtttataagttatgggttaacgggtatgggattgttctgctgagcttttgtagctcacggtgttacctttggtgaccttgacatattatatcagtggcgacactggtataatgtgtcagaccttgtagatgattaagatgaacagtacaccgtggaggcttttggagctgaggagctggctagaaTGGAGGAACAGATGGAgctatagttaggaaccctagaaccctctTCATTGTATAAATATcaaactcttgtgggagttttgttgtaataacgagccattttccatttggttttatcaataaaatgtttatttaacgtacccaaaattgggggcgttacagttctAATTTTTTGTACTAAATATTGTCAATATTTTCTGtgatattttaaaatatatgtCACTTACGGCATATCATACAATATAACATCATATCTGCACCCATACCCTCTTACACATAAATTCCAATAACAAGGTATAATTCCTTAAGCATGTTCGGACAAACCAATAACAATTTACAAAATATTAACACAAAACCATCAAATATGCCACAAATCAATAATTCGCAAATATTGACAcaaccattaaaaaaaaaactgtcgcagttaaaaaaaacaaccatTGTCGCCTTGTTGATGACGTAATCCAGCTAGCACGTTGTGATTGCACTGCCTTGAAAAAAGCGCATCAGCAGCCGTCCGATCTCAGACTGTAGTCCGAGCTGCCTATGTCACCGACCTCAACTTATAAATCGTCGCTCCACGCGTACCACTTCATTcttgttgctctctctctctctctctctctctctctctctctctctctgtgtcacaaccatagttgtcaaaagCGCGCCTAGGCACGAGGCGAGGCCCAGCACACCCCTTGCGCCTTGAGGTAGCCCAGGCGCAACGGCTTCAATAAGGCGCAGGGTAGGCGCAAGAGGCGAGGAAAAGCGACGAAGCAAGAGGTGCAAGAAAAGTGCgcttcttttaaaatttgaccCCAACCCTAGGATATTGAAGATCAAACCCTCGCCGTTagatttgaaccaaaaaaacacaaaagggtTTACCTCTCGCCAACCTCTCTCACTCGATCGAGACCTCTCTCGATCACTCGATCAAGGCCTCTCTCACTCGATCTCTCATCTCCCACTGCCGAGACTGCTGACAATCTCTCTGCCGAGATTGTCGACAATCTCTCATCTCTCAGACGATCTCTCACTACCAACGAACTGCTAACGATCTCTCACTGCTGCTGTCGTCGATCTTTCACTGCTACTGTCgtccatctctctttctctgctTCGTCGATCTCTATGTCTCTGCTTTGTCGATCTCTTTGTTTCTCGTCTCTCCTGAGGTattcttcccctctctctctcttcttataCATGTATTGGTGTATATGTATGATATGAcacagagaagaaaaaaaataaaaatagaagaatAGAGATCAGATACCCACCCGAGgggttttaaaaataaataaaaataaaaataagaaaatatgtatatatttgtggCTGATTCCTAATGTCAGGGGTTTACCTAATGTaaattgaacttgtttttttttttttttttgctgttagATGTCAAGCGAAGAAACAACGAATAGAACAGATCCCGCATGGAAGTATAACAGTTTGGTAGATCCCGCGAACACTAATAAATTTAAGTGTAATTTTTGTGGCAAAATAACAAATGGCAGGGTTTATCGGGCAAAGAAACACCTTGTGGGAAGTTATAGGGACGTGTTAGGTTGTCCAAGATGCCCACCCGAGGTAAAACTAGAGATTCAAGAGTATATGGGAAAAAAGAAGCATTGAAAGAGCAAATGCAAATGATACCAAATATTGATGATTATGGTAtggaggatgatgatgaagatgatgttATGGAGATTCCGGGTGGGGCCACTGGGCGAGGACGAGGTAGATCTATTGGACGTAAATCCGTTGGAAGCAGTCAAGGCTCTGTTTCTAAACCTATGCCAAAAAAGCCGAAGACTAAAGGGCCTATAGATGTATTCTTCACACCTAATCTAGATGTTGTGGTGAAAAATAGGAAAGAGAAActatagacacctcccaaacggagCATCGCCATATAGATTGATCATGCTTGTTTGTTCTActttataaaccaaaatcgtGGAtgttcccatggctaggaacatcaccacgtgataacggttatcatcaaaatagagtcgccacctagtttataaaactaggaaaagagatagagattccgggtacgggagccaaaagtacaataaggggaaggtgttaggcacccctctttgcccagtcgtgaatCTGGCCCATAATTGTTTGACATATGATtagtacttgctttatttaattctaaacacataatttggttatttagtttttaacagttgataaggtgagccaaaatagtaataaaaacatgcatcaaaacaaaaaacaaactgtCCTAGAGAATAGATCCCTCGGCctgtgaatggatgtcacggccgaggaatTCTTCTGGATCGATGTACCGGCCGTAGGATCGAagacccagccgatgttcttcctcacaccagacttaAACGATTAACAGAAAACCAAAATACTATGATTGAAGTacaaaaacgtaaaagagatcaaaccataggcccctggtcCTCACCACCtcgatccctcagttgcttgattgctttggattAGGGATGATTGACTGACTTTACTTCTCGAAAccttaggtttagggtttgtacttcaggGGTTCGATCGTCGGATTGCGGCTGGCTTTGGAAGGTTAAGGCTTTTGAAGaggggatatgagagagtaATTGTGTAGAGTTTCATGGCTGGAGAGGGTGAATTGATGTATGAATTGTGTATTattttcggaaccctaagggccctttatataggcaattggtgactcactccggccaatcaaatggcatgaatcaaaaaggaattctagggcaaCAATATCTCTAGACGAATCTGCTGCATAGCGCAAACGCATCGGAAAAGGGTTGCTAGGGTTGTGATGATCgaatcaaacgattgacagaacattccagaatctggaaaatagatgatctggcggccgagcCATTGATCTGGCGGCCGAGCCATTGATCAGGCGGCCGAGGAATAGATTGGGCAGCCAAGGAATGGACCTGACGGCTGAGTGATtgatctctcagggagattttcaagcaatgggcttcacgggtgaagaattgatgttgaggccgtgagatcgatGTTACGGCCGACAAATGGATTCTCCTGggatactgtatttctgtctggaaggctatatggctctggattgggtcctctaagtggctcaAAGTTCTTACCATAAGTCCatgggttcacgagaagtcaatcagcaatcactgtatccatatcgtcattgggatggtccccaaggtgggactttaaataatcgttaggccaaattggggtgtctacagatgcccctctttgactgaattTAGACGGATTGCGAGACATGTTTATGTAAGAGTCAAAGCTGTCAAAACAAgtcaatttggtccaaccactattccaagggttttcgAAAAAGGTTTTTGTTATGGTCGAGCtaggaggctgcctacgtattccacaagggaaattcagaccaactGTAGTTCGGAGGGcagtaaaaaagtaaaaagtttggagggttgaGAACAGAAAACGTACCTTCGGGCTTTAAAAgccgtagtgcaacgtacctgggcAATGCCAAGATTTTGGCCAGGAGTAGTTGAAGAAGCGCAAGGCTACCAGGGAAATTTTTACGGAGAGCATCCgtagtattttggggtagatcaatacacagcgAGTGAGtcatttgcttttcttgatcatccttactttgactgaagGGAGCTCGGTAGAGTAGCTTTATCCTTACGAATGAGCTggatggaattgatgtaattgggtggaatccaaaccatctgcTGGGGATGAATTGGACGCcagttttgagatatggggtggAACCCAAGTCATCTTCTGGAGACGAGTTAGATGCTGATTTTTGAGATATGGGAGGCACAAGGCCAATAACTGGAGCACGGAGCGTTGAGATGAGGGAACTGAGATACGGGGCCGGTTGCAATCATGAGGTGAGAGCCTGAAGTGGTGGAACCGAGGCATGGAGTCGATTGCAATCATGAGGCGAGAGCCTGAGGAGTTGAagcttgaggtgatagaaccGAGGCGCAGAATCGGTTGTATTCTGAAGGTCTGTGCACggagctttcccatcataaattttggcatagagCCAGAGGATCGAGGCACTAAACCAATCAACAAaaccgaggcgtagagccggttTGATTGCAGGattgacctgtttcatgagtgagagatgCAAAAACAAAGTATGTATAATGAAGATGATGATATGTTAGATGTGATAATGGTAATGGTGATGTAATTAATGCAGACTCGATGTGAATAATGCAATatgtgcacgggcccgtgcgtgtgtgtttgttttaagCGTAGaacttctttcaagttctggacttgagcattcagagcatagagctcgagcattcggagggtagagttcaagcattcaaagtacaggctttgagcatccagtacgcagtggttgggcattcaagcttAGAGCTTAAACATTtcagtgtagaacttgagcatccagtacacagtaattgggcattcgaagagcttcgaacattcaaaatgttggattttaagcattcaagcatagagcttgagaacatATGATATCTTGTTGATGGTGTGGCGTCGGCTGAGCTTGAGAACGTGAGCGTAGAACTACTAATATTAGAGCTATTGAGTATTCCATCTTCCATCTTCCACGGGGTTTGATTTGTTCCTCCTGCTTGGGATGCTTCCAAGACTAGTTTCCACATGCTCGTGATGTTTCCAAGGCTAGTTCTGAGTATGATTGGGATTGTCCCCAAGGCTAGATTCCACATGCTCAAGATTGTCCCCAAGGCTAGTTCTGAGTATATTCCACATGCTCGGGATTGTCCCCAAGGCTAATTCTGACTATAAGACTTGTTAAATGCTTTGGGCAAACTTTGTTGGTTGTTATTGCCTTTGGAGATTTCCATCGCCTTTTCAAACTTAGTGTTTTAAGGAAAGTTCCATTGCCTCCACTGACGGAGTGATTCACACGTGCACTCTAGGAGATTCTCACTACCTCCTTTTGTTAGGGAGATTTCCGTCACCTTCACTGTTGGGAGTGCTTTCCAGAGGCTGAACGCTTTCAAGCGACGCAAACATCTTTTGGTGGCTAAATGCTTTCTGCAAGCTAGCAACACAAATGTCTTCTGGAGGTTGAACGCTTTCTGGAAGCTAGCAACATAAATGCCTACTGGAGGGCTTTAGCAACACGAATGTCCTTTTTGGAAGATTTTAGCCATATAGATGCCTTCTGAAGGGCTGAAGTGTGCACTAGGTTATTGCAAGCTTTATACAGGTGCTTTTTCTTGTTGGTTGTTCACTCAATGCATTAAGTGGAAGCCGTAGGATTGTTTCGCTGGCCTAGAAGTGGCGAGGCTACTTAGCTTCAAG
It encodes:
- the LOC131327659 gene encoding uncharacterized protein LOC131327659; the protein is MTRTQAMNEFCKRRPPTFHGDTNPIVAETWLNEVKMILRTLGITQDGDRVALATYQLKGEARYWRDLMEATHAIATMTFAEFETLFLDKYFPTPLRLAKEQEFLNLKQGTMTVTQYTAKFEELSHYALTSIPTEDKKARRFEWGLTTARKAVVAQAFTTYAEVVKCALRLESEETDFKTRWRKATSGTGGPIRTQPPNNNRGPYPTKPSIPPQSNQSWETATPGHGEPQRGSQDIATV